In Aedes albopictus strain Foshan chromosome 3, AalbF5, whole genome shotgun sequence, the genomic window agcaatccccggatgaattcctaaattcctggtggaatctcaagaggaattctgggagggccctatgaaagaattttcggagcaattcctagatgaatttttagagaaatccctgaaggaattcctggatgaatacgtggaggaattcctaaaggaatacctggaggaaactctgggaaggaatcactggaggaattccaagggaaatttctagaggactccctggaggaattcctggatgaattcctggagcaaaccctggaagaaaccgtgaaagaatccctggatgaattctgaagaaacctggagaaatttctgaagaaacgtcttgagaaattcctggaagaatcattattCAGGTAGTCTCGGGAGATTTGGGAGATTCCAGGAGGTCTCTTGGGTGCTTCGGGTTGTcctagaggcgtttcaggagttcTCTGGGACTCTCTGGGAAAGGTACCTGGAGATCTTAGATGCGTTTCAGAAAATCTCATGGGATGACTTTCCCGAAGAaacaatctttttttttcaaaatttaagataaaTGCATAAAAATGTGTAGTCTTCATAAACGCGATAATAGGCTCATTGTGCAACTTGCAACGGTGTGTGTGTAGTGAAGGCATCAACCCCGTGCGAAaatcctaacatcctaggagggttaaacgAGGATAACATCACaactgatttcgaaaaatttaaatCTTCGTAGGGCACACGACAATCAAGCAATGAAATCAATCAATGCGTATTTCGCACACACCATCTGGGTACGGCAACAAGCGGTTGGTAAAGAGGGTCAATCAAAAATGACGTTCTCAAACGCAAAACAGGTTTCATCAGGTAGAGAAACTACTATTCCGGCAATCTACTACAAATTGGTAAACAATCAAATAAAAGTTGCGTTCACCTCTGAATGAAGAAACAATGCTTTCAATTCTCGAAAAGAACGGCACATTTCAACATAGACCCTAATCAGGTTTTACAACCGGCGCGCGGCGGCCCGAAACTCGTCGTCAAACTTTTGAGACGATGATGTTCGTCTCAAGGCCTACCGGGCTAGGTACCTACCTTGTAACCAACCAATTGAATCAGACAATCAATGATTTcgtttttttgttattcaaagCTCTCGTTTTATTTTGGTCGGCTCTTCCGTCACCCATGCTTTGGGCGGATAAGTTATGTTTTTCCCAAAGCCGCGAAGCTCAAGCCATACCTAAGCAATGCAAGCCTTGGCACGGTCCATTTTGGTTCAGATGATCAGGTCACGGTTTTTGGTTATGTGCGCAGATCGCGTGACATGTTCGAAGTCTGTTAAGCCTCATTGATTGCTAGGAGGATTTGCTTTGAACATAAATTAGCCATCATTCGTGATTATTTATGTGCGGCATTAAATGTTTTCATAAACTGGGGTGGAGTCAAAATTACGAACTAGGGCCTACACATGACTTAAAATTGCCATACAGTAGATGCTGTTTCTTATAACACAACAAAAATTGAATCAGCACATAAGTTGagctttaaattttcccataaaaAATTAAATCCAAATATTGAGAATTTTAAAACTAATTAGACTACTATGCAAATAACCGGTAACAGCGTTCCCAACTATAGCGAATTATCTTAAGAATATATCAAGAGTCCTACTGTGAAATACAATAAGAACCTTACATAGGAGAAAATTGATTATATTTGTATGCCTGCTTTTGATCGATACCATGCTAAAAGAAAATCCCATTTTCCCAATTTCCTTCCGCAGATATCCCCGGTCACATTGTAAGCGATGTCATCATTCGTCTGGGATAGTCCTATCAGCATAGTAGCGTACGTGATAACGGCCATAGCAGTATTCCTATCCATATTCAAATACTACCTCTACATCACCCTTGGAAAAATCACATCCAGTGTAAGTGTTAATTACTACGTACCAATCCCCCATCCCAAATGGCTTGGCATCCGTCCGTCCGGGGAGGAGTTAAAATCCTTTCGATCCTCCTGGGGGGTGACCTCGCAATTGAATACCGGGACCGAAGAATGATGCGCCCTCGGTCAGCGTTAATTAATCTATGGGATTAATTTATTCGCACCCACCTCCATGTGTGGGTGTCTATACTTTCCGTTTTCTGACTCTCTCTTGAATATCCTCATCCATCACCGGCAGCGGAACATGGAAGGCAAAACCGTCATCGTAACCGGGGCCAACTCCGGCATCGGCAAGGAAACGGCACGGGATTTGGCCAAACGAGGTGCCCGCGTCATCATGGCTTGCCGGAATATGGAAACCGCAGCCAAAGCACGTGGtaagtgaatttgattttgtgTGCGCTTTTTTCAGACTTGGGTGAGGTGGTCGTTTCTTTAGGGAGTAATTAATTACGGGGATTAACTGGTTGGATAAATCATTGGTTTTCCCTGTTCGGATTGGGCCAGGTGCTAACAGTACAGGTTTAGGTGTATTTAAGTTGAGATTTTTTGTGATAATTTTATAAACGAGTATTTTGGCAGTAtcatcttcgtttttttttttcgaaattcaacGTATTTATTCGTTCGATAGCAATTGAATATTCTATGGATTTCATTACGATCTCAGAGCCGCACTTGTACAATGTACCTTATTGATTCAAGCACTGTGAATGACACCACTGACAGTAGCACAACAACGTTATGTACATACAGAGATTGACCTAACGAACTTCAAAACCGGAAATTTTGTTCCACGTCCTGACTTTTTATGTATCTGCAGATGAAATCGTTAAAGAAACGGGAAACAACAACGTCTTCCTCAAGAAGTTGGATCTGAGCTCTCAGGCTTCGATCCGAGAGTTCGCAGCGGATGTCCTCAAGTCGGAAACCAAACTGGACGTTCTGATTCATAATGCTGGATTCGCCGAAACGTTCAAAAAGTCCAAAAGCGTCGACGGAATTGAATTCACCATGGCCACCAACCACTACGGACCGTTCCTGCTGACCCATTTGCTGATCGACCTACTGAAACGTTCCGCACCGAGCCGTATCGTGATCGTAGCTTCCGAGCTGTACCGCTTCGCATCGGTCGATCTGAACAACCTCAATCCGGTCAACAGCCTGCCGGGATATCTGTACTACGTGTCCAAGTGCGCTAACATTATGTTCACCCGTGAACTGGCTCGTCGCTTGGAGGGAACCAACGTTACTGCCAACTGTCTGCACCCGGGTATGATCGATTCCGGAATATGGCGCAACGTACCCTTCCCGCTGACCATTCCTATGGCTGCCGTGAAGCTGTTCTTCAAAACCAACGAGGAAGGTGCTCAAACAAGCTTGCACCTAGCCTGCTCGACGGAAGTGGAAGGCGTTAGCGGAAAGTACTTCCGAGATTGCAAGGAAGCTGGCCTGACAGCAGGAATCAGCGACATGGAGAAGGCCAAGAAACTGTGGGAGGAGTCGGTCAAGATGGTCAAGTTGACCGATAAGGATCCGAAGATATGAGTTACCATCAAATGTTACCATGATTAGATTAGTTCACTCATTTTAAGCAGTAGAAATAAAATATTCGCTTTCTTTCTTTGATGACTACATTTTGGGGTTGGATGCGGTTGTTTTCCACCACAGTtgttcattctttttttttctatcacaATCACCGGTTCAAAATGCAACATTCTGTAAGACGAAACGCATTTATGAACACATTTCATGCTGATTTGTGTTGCTCGCTAATACCAGATGACAGACATGGAGGCTTCCCGAATCCGGAATAGCATTGCCGCAGCAACGCCACATTAGTGGATCTCTCATAGATCATCAACCCAaaaaaataccacaacgaattctaaaaattttgaacaaaaaattaCAAATGTACATTTTTTGAATTCTTTAGATTTGCTCCCATAAAACCTGTGACTAGATTGGTGCTATTTAGTCGCTAAGTATCCTACCTACAGTACGCCAATAAGCTAACACAAACCATCCGAGTTGCTGcaaggaacattttttttcctgatcTTGTCCTCAATATCATTTGTGTTTCACTAACCTCGAGCCATTTGCGCCGTGCTCAACTAAATAATGTATCAAAGAATCATCCAACAGCTGCTTTTCGCCAAACacctttttcaccttttttgtgAATGAAATGAGATTAAATTTTATGCTGACAGTACTTTTATATGCATAAATTGAGTGGCCAaattgtttgggataggcaactttttctctcacaaaaaagttcaacatgctttaactttcataaagtgcatcaaaaattcttaaattttcaactgtttgtcaacctattatatgtgcatcattggtacgaatttgagctcgattgataaatctttcacaaagttagaaccattctagtaaaacactattttttagacaacaaatttttgaactgtcatatcttggaaagcagtgaaccgaattgaatgaaattttgatcgtttatcaacaatatattgatacttgatacgacgttataaaatgtatcattttctcacgacgaataaagttatactggtttgacatttttatccatatagaggaaaataagtgaaatttacaataccacaaaaaatactagacacattctaccgtgacgttacaacgttttgacgtctTTTTGGACGGATTTTTAACTATAACTCATAAATGCGTAccgtaaacctcaaatatttttgcatattcagattccttgtaataTTTCCAGTgaatatgatctgttgaacatttagttttcattggaaaagcttGTTTGAAATAGGAAAcaatgttgtaacgtcacgcaACTGATTCTCATTTTGAACATACCTTTTCAATGAAAACAaaatgttcaacagatcatatttactggaaattttacaaggaatccgaatgtgcaaaaatatttgaggtttacgATACGCGTTTATGAGTTATCTTTCATAATCTGTCCAAAAAGGCGTCaatacgttgtaacgtcacggtagaatgtgtcactaaatgtgtttttcctttaaTCGAAAtatgctctaatatatcttattagagaGAGAGGGGTCGATCGAtcgatctccagttagcctagtggttaaggctatggatcgccaatccgaagacggcgggttcgattcccgttccggtcgggaaaatttcctcgactccctgggcatagtgtatcattgtacttgcctcacaatatacaaattcatgcaatggcaggcaaagaaagcccttcaattaatacctgtggaagtgcttaaagaacactaagttgaagcgaggcaggccaagtcccagtggggacgtagagccataaaagaagaagaagaagatatcttattagagatatctcgagaacaaaagtagaaaatctttggatatcaaaacttaaatttaatgacattgatgtaaaaaatttacattttttcgagaatgatccaaaaagtgtcaatccatgataacttttttcgtcGTTCAAAAAGTTTCTatattttaataacttgtgaagcattagtatattgttaataaacgttcagagtttcattcaattcggttcactggtttccgagatatgacagctcaaaaattatttGTCTAAAAACAGCGTTTTACGAGAAGGGTTCCAACTTCGTGAAAGATCAACCAATCgagcttaaatttgtaccaatgatgcacatataaaagttgatgcactctatgaaaaattacagcatgttgaacttttttgtgagataaaaaaaagttgcctatctcaaacttTTACTTCAAATGAGGAAATTTAGTCAGCAAGAACAGGTTTTACTTCTAGGTATTTGAGAGGTTTGCAGTTGTGAGAGGTTTGCAGTTGTGAAGTCCTGTGAAAAGTTCCCGGAACCTGCCTAAGCATCCCTGAATGTATCGAAGAGTACGTAAAGCAGCATATACTTTCACACACTGGTGTTGAATAAAACTTTTTGCAGTTTTTCATTATAATAGCCTGTTTTACTtaacgcaaatctgccaggaaaaggtatGCTTTCTCACACCAAGCTAGCAGTGCTATAATGGTTCAATACAGCActcatttgcgttgcgtaataaaccattacagcaatgtttttagttttgatcaacttcttgacgctttctggacgcagttttgaaaaattgtgacaactgcacagtataacctgctatgaacacactttcttaaacatggctatgaacatcagagtTCAGTTTGATGaacaagttttgttaaaaactattctCAAGAGGTACTATATGAAATGAGCATAGCATGAGCATgaacatagatgaccgtacaattcgtagttgctactccgtgattgaccagaacaatcgaaattgcacaaggaaccaacaaacggagcttgggagtagctaccgctctcaatgtgcacagttcgagaattccagattttattagtcaataacggcgccggccacgtccttacggtcatcgaggaaggaaaggaatgttagtgtgacgtacgttgctactagagaccgagatcacctcatcttctccacgactgtcacgggaaggagtttttgttagtggggaggggagagttacatgatttggattcactttggtaagtgatttgattcatgcaacctttacttgagtcaaaacatttattctcaAGAGGTACTATATGAAATTGCacaaaacgttgtacgcaactcggtgcagaactcgatttttacagcacttgtcgtaattatccatgtacgactcgtgctgtaaaaatcttaattctgcaccttgttgcgtaaactactaatcCCATTTAAAATTTCGTCCGTCAGATACGAACATAACAGGCGTTCAGCATTCTCATCAAAACCAAATTGTTTCTTCAGTTTTTGACATAGTGTCTCATGGAAAATGGAGTCAACAGTTTTAGAAAAGTCCAGCAAAAAAAGAACTATGGAACCTCCACCACCGACAAACCAGCGTGCCAGCTAACACGAATTTCTCAAATTTACTCGGCAACAGATTCTCCATAAAAACACTAGCTCCCCCTGTGTGATAATTTACACAGTTTCTTCTTTATGTGCAcgatcagaaaattcacacaaaactgtgCTAAACTGGAACAGCACAAAAAATAAGTAaactgcatttccagcgataacgCTGACCCAattgcgaaaatctcatcagtttaagccatCTAGTAATGATATTGATAATTGATGATGTGAAGAAttttatacggcttaaaccagttggattttcgcacatgggccagcgctatcgctggaaatgcaaattactcatttttttagctgttccagtttagctcaattttgtgtgaatcttactcattttagagtaacctTTTCTTAGCGTGTGTGCGTGTGTAAAGGAGCTTTAACTTATCAAATTATTTTACTAATTTCGAAGTAATAACCCTCAGTCAATGCTTCGTAAAATAAAAAGACATTTCGTTATAAATCTTAAGAAGCAGTTTCACCCGATGGAATCTTTTGCGTTTAGGATATTTCATTTAGTAACTTAATTATATTTCCTCATTTAAAGGAAATCCACTGAATATATCTATTCCACAGTTGCTTTTTTATTCTATTGATGAGATAAAAATAAAAGTGCATGTGATGTTAACATCGATCAGCTGGGCATTTTTGTGCCGTTATATGACATCTTCTTCGTTGTTTCTTTTGTGAAAAGATGAAAATGACAGAACGAGTTACGATTTCCAAATGGTTTaagattaaccctttataaggccgagacaACTAGAAGAGTTGCCAACGCATACTATTATAGAAacgattatatacatgattacaaatgtacaaaacaatttttgtttggaagaaactctcaaaaatctaggtggcaatatagttgctactgcccgtttaggccaaaaacgctggtggcaatatagttgcacgcaaaaaaaaaaccgttccgatatatgtgcactcccagtcacggcaacgggaacaaacgggaactatgcatagcaacgattaACAACAatgagaaatgtacaccgtgaactagatatcacgTTTTCctgaacgcccatattgacagctggaactagctccagttcacggtgtatatttgcttgttcccatatttgcgtttgtttgttcacgtttatcagaacggttttctgagcgtgtgccactgcccgtttaccccaaaaacgagcttttgaggtggcaatatagttgcgtacatagtagccgtatccattccactcggtccatggctagttccgcactctgcgtagggtccgcagatcgtcctcgacttggtcgacccacctagctcgctacgcaccacgtcttcttgtaccggacggatgattctcgagaaccattgacgtgacccgtccgccatagcctcccgattttcgcggtgtggacgatgatggttggttctctcagcagctgatgcagctcgtggtttattcgccttctccaagtcccgtcttccatctgcactccaccgtagatggtatgcaataccttccgttcgaaaactccaagggcgcgttggtcctctgcacgtagggtccatgtttcgtgcccatagaggacgaccggtctaatcaacgttttgtagatggttaacttcgtgttacggcgagctttattcgatcgtaaaattctgcggagtccaaaataagcacgatttcctgccacaatgcgaatctgaaattctctgctggtgtcgttgtcggcggtcaccagtgagcccaagtacacgaattcttcaaccgcctcgattcaccgtcgatagaaatttggggtggctggcgtggtgattcctccctggaaccctttgccatcatgtactttgtcttcgacacatcaatgactaatccgattcgcctggcttcactctttagtcggatgtacgtttgccATCATTGCGTTGATTGAACCAAGAATTATATTTTGAATTATTAAGGATGGTTTTCAATGGAACGCATGCATCGAAAAGCTGCTCAATAtgtctgttgaaaaaaaaaatgatccaaaTGTTGGGGTAATCGGAGCTGTACAAATCTGTCCACTCAACTTGATTGGACAAAGAGATGACCTGTGATGGATTAAACTGTCACGGAATGTCTTAATGTCTTCAATAGGTGATAAATTAAAATCTTGTGAAGCAAAGTTTTTCTTGAGATATACGAGCACTCCTCAACCAAGTCTATCTACACGATCATGCCTGATAATTTCGTAGCCTCCGATGTCCAGCACATCATTGGATACACTTTCGTTCAACCAGGGTTCTGTTATGCACATTATGCTGGCATGAAAAGTGTTGAAAATCTCTCGCAGCTGAACTACTTTACTCATTTTTCTGGCACAGATGAGGGttcttttggggccggggaaggacCTTAGCATAGTGTAAGACTCCTCCGATCTCTGGAAAGGGGGGCTCTCATACAGATGAAGTTGCGGGAGACCAAATCCatgcaattctttattacaccaacgaacctaaccacaaaataactgacaattctcaggtcattgtGACAGatataacatgagcatgaaaaggccGGCAACAATGTTGATATAAAGTAGGATATAAGATCCGTCTTATTCGTGCATTTGtgcggtctgtcaaaatgacctgagaagtgtcaaacattttcatggctaactttgttggtgtaatgaagaatgacaggcaagaaagctcttcaattaataactgtggaagtgctcaaagaacactaagttaaagcgagatacgccaagtcccagtggggacgtaaagtcACAAAGAAGAATAACTTGTTTTATTTGAAGGCACTGCTTTTTTATGGCAATATTTTCCCATAAATGGCATTTATAATTATTTCCTAAAAAACGTATTTTTTCTGTATCATGAAAACGTgacaataaataaaattaaaacaatGACCATTAGACATGATCATTAGAGTGACCCACACTTATAGGAAAaccaataaatttaaaaaatgccgAGTCATACCTGTTGAACATAATCATCCCCTGGAAAGATGCTTCGCCCTCGTCAACGATTTGCCgtggtttgattttaatattagtaGAACACAATTCAAAACGTGTAttaaaaatataagttaattttgtttttttttctttttgatcagTCTGCACGGTAGTTTTGCTGAAGacgtagaaataaataaataaacaagttGTTTAGGAttctcagaagctacgttcaaaattttagcgaAATCGTTTAAGTCAACGATCTTGaagttgtatgggaaaacttgaccaaatgtatgcaaaaatctatttttttttatttttgccgcGAGGTGGCACTGTAATGATTACAAAAAGAAGGAATCAATCGGTGGTGAAATCGCTCCgttttcgaataggattaatTTTTAAGCGTAAAATTACTTAAGTCTTTAAATTCGAACTGGTTTCTTCAGAACCATTGTTGAACCAATTGTGCGCATGTATTGGCAAAAATGCGTGCGTGCAGAGCTAAGAACGATTTTGATTTTAAATAAATGCATTATTTTCCCATAAAAAGGTTATATAAGGTACAAATTGACTAATATTtacttatgtaacgagttgcaaaaagttgttttttcagcacgagtcgtacatttatccaacgaagcttgccgagttgtgtgaagaattagcattaagttaaaattcacaaatacaaaataaaaagagcttgccgagttgaataaatacgaagagtgctgaaaaaatcgagttttgcaacgagttccatacaaaattttatgcatttatcatttgagttgcataacgttcataatgtaactcaaatgagttgcatattgAACATTTTGCACATATGATTCATTATGCAATTCATTCCAGTTGCATAATTAACCGATACGGAAATGTTGGTCATTATGATATTGAAATGGGTATTAAAAAATAAAGATtacgatactgaattgcataaaaaactaATACACATATTCAAATTTGATACAAAAACCTACATTCAATAGAAAAGGAACACCAAAAGTATCACTATCCACTATTGAGCAAGATCCACTTAAGCTCTGAATAGTACTTATTAGGGTTGAAACAAGTTTagagaatgagtgtaatcagctttgtaccttttaatatctgattacactcattcgaagagggtattctgcttagagcgttcgaaaagtcggtacaagatcaagcTTAGAGAATTGAATTTAGTGCGAATACTTCATTGAGCCAAGTTTGAATTCGATAAATTCGAAAACACTGCGCCTTAACGTAGACCTTGGCGTTAGCCAACTTAAAGGTGGTGAGCgaattcatattgatttttttttcttccactcTAAAAAATATCAACTTAATCGCTGAGTTGGTTTTTCTCAGAAATCGTTAAGTCTTCTGCCTAAATCTTCAGTTCCAGCTATAAATGGGACAAGTCATATCAAATGAGTTGTCCAACCTTTATCGGAAGCTGAGTAAGAAAGCAAAAGATTTTCCGATTTCTGAGCGAGACCCGCTCTgtgactgagtagaatttttctgGGTGTGGTTGATTGGACAACCGGTTTTAGTGGTGGTGATATCAAGGGGAACAGGGGGCATAATATACCCTCTGAGAAAACAACACATTTGCACCGTTTTATTACAGCTCAGAGGTTTGCtgtaccgagtattgtggcgtactattgttgattatgtcttgtcttaatgatgttgaacaaataaatctaTGTATGTAGGTTTGCTGTAGATGTGCGCAAACTGGATCTGAAATTGAGCAGGTTGAGCAGGAACCCGAGAACTAATGTTggaaattttttttatagaaatttgaaaactttgaatATCTTTCAATTTGGTTAATTGAATCAAATCAAACAGTTCAAACATGCTAATAAAATACTAGTACCACACAATAATTGTATTTACTTCATGGAAACAATTCCTAAACTTGTACATTTGCCTAATCTACTAGTTGGTTATTTagcaatttaaataaaatttggaatataacTCATTATTACATTGTTTTTTGTAGCATCAATTCAATACATACTAAGTATGTACATTGAAAATGGTATATTAAAAAATCCACTTTTCTGCTCCAACAGATGAAATCGTTGCCGAATCGAACAACCAAAATATCATCGTTCGTCACGTGGATATGAGCTCGCTGGCCTCAGTTCGTGCCTTTGCCAATGAAATCCTCTGTA contains:
- the LOC109415941 gene encoding retinol dehydrogenase 14 isoform X2 is translated as MSSFVWDSPISIVAYVITAIAVFLSIFKYYLYITLGKITSSRNMEGKTVIVTGANSGIGKETARDLAKRGARVIMACRNMETAAKARDEIVKETGNNNVFLKKLDLSSQASIREFAADVLKSETKLDVLIHNAGFAETFKKSKSVDGIEFTMATNHYGPFLLTHLLIDLLKRSAPSRIVIVASELYRFASVDLNNLNPVNSLPGYLYYVSKCANIMFTRELARRLEGTNVTANCLHPGMIDSGIWRNVPFPLTIPMAAVKLFFKTNEEGAQTSLHLACSTEVEGVSGKYFRDCKEAGLTAGISDMEKAKKLWEESVKMVKLTDKDPKI